In one Bradyrhizobium sp. 4 genomic region, the following are encoded:
- a CDS encoding TonB-dependent receptor has translation MGQVVAPKSLRSVAAFDEKFTGVSGKKVSAVAGLIAAASVSSGAEAQQSNLPPVTVDAPVARPRPVASKPTADQVRARNALRRAAQRQQAAQQTAPTVPAGEADRNPYSDPAAPYKVDHVQASGKFPEPMLNTPKTITVLSKEVLEDKNATTLKEIGRSTAGVTLGSGEGGNAFGDRFFIRGFDARNDVFIDGIRDPAVSIRENFFTEQIEILRGPASSYAGRGTAGGAINIVTKQAGDVNFKRMDTEFGTDRTKRVTLDVNQVIDPTFSVRAGGLFQDANVAGRDYVTDNRWGSFIATKYTPTNDIKITTNYVHTDLSGYPDFGVPYYKQGNVPVTSAGIPRGNWYGFLNRDFQTARQDFGTGTIEYKVNEAITLSSKVRGEHSLLNYIGTLPQNPVTTSPNPLLWTTTASAQSRYQNVDVWANQNEATFKLNTGGVKHTAVFGVEYANENISIDRYTGLSSELFGGGSTSSGAVPGVNLYSPQYTYIPFSNTPSLVGNPTRYGVNTSSVYVMDTANWQDTIIVNGGVRYDGYSQSSSTNADHLKQNADLVNYNVGLVYKPMSIGSLYAAYATSANPFGSELDATATDYGGIPANTAILLGPERNKAAELGTKWELADRHLLVSAALFQTTKDNARETVSGLLTSGAAYRIQGIDIEAEGKITDRWSIFGGLVLMQSKVTQSGLASNLGLQLANVAHQSFSMLTKYKFDDGWELGGQAVYRSKVYGGTFAANTGNELPSYWRFDAFVEKKIDKNWTMKFYAQNLTNKLYYDTLYRSAVPFVAVAPGRAFYLITTAKF, from the coding sequence ATGGGGCAGGTGGTCGCACCGAAGTCGTTGCGTTCGGTCGCAGCATTCGATGAAAAGTTCACGGGCGTTTCCGGCAAGAAGGTTTCGGCTGTCGCGGGCCTGATCGCGGCAGCATCGGTGTCGAGCGGCGCGGAGGCGCAGCAGTCGAACCTGCCGCCGGTAACGGTCGATGCGCCGGTCGCGCGTCCGCGCCCGGTGGCTTCGAAGCCGACGGCGGACCAGGTCCGCGCGCGCAATGCGCTTCGCCGCGCCGCGCAGCGGCAGCAGGCGGCGCAGCAGACCGCTCCCACCGTTCCAGCCGGCGAAGCCGATCGCAATCCCTATTCCGATCCGGCGGCACCCTACAAGGTCGACCACGTCCAGGCCTCCGGCAAGTTTCCCGAGCCAATGCTGAACACGCCGAAGACCATCACCGTGCTCAGCAAGGAAGTGCTCGAGGACAAGAACGCCACGACGCTGAAGGAGATCGGGCGCTCGACCGCCGGCGTGACGCTGGGATCTGGGGAAGGCGGCAACGCGTTCGGGGATCGCTTCTTCATCCGCGGCTTCGATGCGCGCAACGACGTCTTCATCGACGGTATCCGCGATCCCGCGGTCTCGATCCGCGAGAACTTCTTCACCGAGCAGATCGAGATTCTGCGCGGGCCGGCCTCGTCCTACGCAGGCCGCGGCACCGCCGGCGGTGCCATCAACATCGTCACCAAGCAGGCTGGCGACGTCAATTTCAAGCGAATGGACACCGAGTTCGGCACCGACCGGACCAAGCGGGTCACGCTCGACGTCAACCAGGTCATCGATCCGACGTTCTCGGTGCGCGCCGGCGGCCTGTTCCAGGACGCCAACGTCGCCGGCCGTGATTACGTCACCGACAATCGCTGGGGTTCGTTCATCGCGACCAAGTATACCCCGACCAACGACATCAAGATCACGACGAACTACGTCCACACCGACCTCAGCGGCTATCCTGATTTCGGCGTGCCCTACTACAAGCAGGGCAACGTCCCGGTGACGTCGGCGGGCATTCCGCGTGGTAACTGGTACGGCTTCCTCAACCGCGACTTCCAGACCGCGCGGCAGGATTTCGGCACCGGCACGATCGAGTACAAGGTCAACGAGGCCATCACGCTCAGCAGCAAGGTGCGCGGCGAGCACTCGCTGCTGAATTATATCGGCACGCTGCCGCAGAACCCGGTTACGACGAGCCCCAATCCGCTGCTCTGGACGACGACGGCCAGTGCGCAGAGCCGCTACCAGAACGTCGACGTGTGGGCCAACCAGAACGAGGCCACGTTCAAGCTCAACACCGGCGGGGTCAAGCACACCGCGGTGTTCGGCGTGGAATATGCCAACGAGAACATCTCGATCGACCGTTACACCGGCCTCTCGTCGGAACTGTTCGGCGGCGGCTCGACCAGCAGCGGGGCGGTCCCGGGGGTCAACCTCTACTCGCCGCAGTACACCTACATTCCCTTCAGCAACACGCCGTCGCTGGTTGGAAATCCGACGCGCTATGGCGTCAACACCAGCAGCGTCTACGTCATGGACACCGCGAACTGGCAGGACACGATCATCGTCAATGGTGGCGTGCGCTACGACGGTTACAGCCAGAGTTCGTCGACCAACGCGGATCATCTCAAACAGAATGCCGATCTCGTCAATTACAACGTCGGCCTGGTCTACAAGCCAATGTCGATCGGCAGCCTCTATGCGGCCTATGCGACCTCGGCCAATCCGTTCGGATCGGAGCTTGACGCGACCGCCACCGACTACGGCGGCATTCCTGCCAACACGGCTATCTTGCTCGGGCCGGAGCGCAACAAGGCAGCCGAACTCGGCACCAAATGGGAGCTGGCTGATCGCCATTTGCTGGTTAGCGCCGCGTTGTTCCAGACCACGAAGGACAATGCGCGCGAAACCGTCAGCGGCCTGCTGACTTCGGGCGCTGCCTACAGGATCCAGGGCATCGATATCGAGGCCGAAGGCAAGATAACCGATCGCTGGAGCATCTTCGGCGGCCTAGTGTTGATGCAATCGAAGGTCACGCAGAGCGGTCTCGCCTCAAATCTCGGCCTGCAGCTTGCCAATGTGGCTCATCAATCGTTCAGCATGCTGACCAAGTACAAGTTCGACGACGGCTGGGAGCTGGGCGGTCAGGCGGTGTACCGTTCGAAGGTGTATGGCGGCACGTTCGCGGCCAATACCGGCAACGAGTTGCCGAGCTACTGGCGCTTCGACGCGTTCGTCGAGAAGAAGATCGACAAGAACTGGACAATGAAGTTCTACGCCCAGAATCTCACCAACAAGCTCTACTACGATACGCTCTATCGCAGCGCGGTTCCCTTCGTCGCGGTCGCGCCGGGGCGGGCGTTCTACCTCATCACGACGGCGAAGTTCTGA
- a CDS encoding Fe2+-dependent dioxygenase yields MLTCLPGVLSKDDVADFRRIMDASEWEDGRSTAGSQSAMVKRNEQLPPDGEVARKLGNRIITALTSNPRFIAAAIPLQIFPPLFNRYAASSGHHFGLHVDNAIRGDRLTGLRIRTDLSVTLFLAEPEEYDGGELVIEDSYGSHEVKLQAGDCVLYPSTSLHLVTPVTRGTRVASFFWLQSMIRDDQARSMIFDLDTAIQALVERLGRDDPETVKLTGIYHNLIRYWAEV; encoded by the coding sequence ATGTTGACCTGCCTTCCTGGCGTTCTGAGCAAGGATGATGTGGCGGATTTCCGCCGCATCATGGACGCTAGCGAATGGGAGGACGGCCGTTCCACCGCCGGCTCGCAGTCGGCGATGGTCAAGCGCAACGAGCAATTGCCGCCGGACGGCGAGGTCGCGCGCAAGCTCGGCAACCGCATCATTACGGCGCTGACCTCGAACCCGCGCTTCATCGCGGCGGCGATCCCGCTCCAGATCTTCCCGCCGCTGTTCAACCGCTATGCAGCCAGCAGCGGCCACCATTTCGGCCTGCATGTCGACAATGCCATCCGCGGCGACCGCCTGACCGGCCTCCGTATCCGCACAGATCTGTCGGTGACGCTGTTCCTGGCCGAGCCGGAGGAGTACGACGGTGGCGAACTTGTGATCGAGGACAGTTACGGCTCGCACGAAGTCAAGTTGCAGGCCGGGGACTGCGTGCTCTATCCCTCGACCAGCCTCCATCTGGTCACCCCGGTGACGAGGGGAACGCGGGTTGCGTCTTTCTTCTGGCTTCAGAGCATGATACGGGACGATCAAGCCCGGAGCATGATCTTTGACCTCGACACCGCGATACAGGCGCTGGTGGAACGGCTCGGGCGTGACGATCCCGAAACGGTCAAATTGACGGGTATCTATCACAATCTCATTCGCTACTGGGCCGAAGTATGA
- the exbB gene encoding tonB-system energizer ExbB, with translation MKIMSFQASLAAALVLAAAWLASPVSAQTQAAPAAPVQSTAQPSAVSPAPVVAPPAAPQAVVSAAAKSDTAAGIAPAMKELSPWVMFQSADIIVKAVMIGLAFASLVTWTVLIAKSIELSIASTKLRSALKKIAEARSLAEAQMALGAKAGILPSFLAAALREARMSAGLSSDTGIKERAASSFSEIMRAEARRIRVGMGVLATIGSTSPFVGLFGTVWGIMNSFIGISKSQTTNLAVVAPGIAEALLATAIGLVAAIPAVIIYNYFSRVTKSYLELVSRASGAAGRLLSRDLDRSHGSVHSRAAE, from the coding sequence ATGAAGATCATGTCCTTCCAAGCAAGCCTTGCCGCAGCTCTGGTGCTGGCGGCCGCCTGGCTTGCATCCCCTGTTTCTGCCCAGACACAGGCCGCGCCCGCGGCACCGGTCCAGTCGACGGCTCAGCCGTCCGCGGTCAGCCCGGCCCCGGTTGTTGCTCCGCCTGCGGCGCCCCAAGCTGTCGTGTCCGCGGCTGCAAAGTCCGATACGGCAGCCGGCATCGCGCCCGCCATGAAGGAATTGTCGCCCTGGGTGATGTTCCAATCGGCGGATATCATCGTGAAGGCGGTGATGATCGGGCTCGCCTTTGCGTCGCTCGTGACCTGGACGGTGCTGATCGCCAAGTCGATCGAATTGTCGATCGCCTCGACCAAGCTTCGCTCGGCGCTGAAGAAGATCGCGGAGGCGCGCTCGCTCGCGGAAGCGCAGATGGCGCTCGGCGCCAAAGCGGGGATACTGCCGTCCTTCCTGGCCGCGGCGCTGCGGGAGGCGCGGATGTCGGCCGGCCTGTCCAGTGACACCGGCATCAAGGAGCGGGCGGCTTCGAGCTTCTCCGAGATCATGCGCGCGGAGGCGCGGCGCATCCGCGTCGGCATGGGTGTGCTCGCGACCATCGGCTCGACCTCGCCCTTCGTCGGCCTGTTCGGCACGGTGTGGGGCATCATGAACAGCTTCATCGGCATCTCGAAGTCGCAGACCACGAACCTCGCCGTCGTCGCGCCCGGTATCGCCGAGGCGCTGCTCGCCACCGCGATCGGACTGGTCGCCGCCATTCCCGCCGTCATCATCTACAATTACTTCTCGCGCGTGACGAAGAGCTATCTCGAGCTCGTCAGCCGTGCTTCGGGCGCTGCGGGACGGTTGCTCTCGCGCGATCTCGACCGCAGCCACGGCAGCGTGCATTCGCGCGCGGCGGAGTGA
- the exbD gene encoding TonB system transport protein ExbD has product MGVSLADNDDDDDFGETHEINVTPFIDVILVLLIIFMVAAPLSTVDLPIDLPTSSATPQKKPDKPTYLSIKPDLTLAIGENLVHRAELIGTLDGLSDMSKDKYVFLRADRSVPYGELMGVMELLRSGGYSRVKLVALEGAPGAPAAGAAQP; this is encoded by the coding sequence ATGGGCGTATCGCTCGCAGACAATGATGACGACGACGATTTCGGCGAAACGCATGAAATCAACGTCACGCCGTTCATCGACGTCATCCTGGTGCTGCTGATCATCTTCATGGTCGCAGCGCCGCTCTCGACCGTCGACCTGCCGATCGATCTGCCGACGTCGAGCGCGACGCCGCAGAAGAAGCCGGACAAGCCGACCTATCTCAGCATCAAGCCCGATTTGACGCTTGCCATCGGAGAGAACCTGGTCCACCGCGCCGAGTTGATCGGCACCCTCGACGGCCTGTCCGACATGAGCAAGGACAAGTATGTCTTCCTGCGCGCCGATCGCTCGGTGCCGTATGGCGAGTTGATGGGCGTCATGGAGCTGTTGCGCTCAGGCGGCTATTCACGGGTGAAATTGGTTGCGCTGGAAGGCGCTCCGGGGGCGCCCGCGGCAGGCGCCGCTCAGCCTTAG
- a CDS encoding TonB family protein, whose product MSDESRPARTLWIFAAVAALALHLGGAALALAHLRADDGDDGLGAVGAEFAVEMASPKAPDTDLPPGPDSEAMQEQQALPEQKAETKETELPKDQSQQVDDPDRVVTENISKKPQDEDPKIAAVETPAAEASPKSAATARQTLDEDAREAEKALAPVLGIGKDILKLTADWNRKISAHLAAHKVNPEGKEPNNQKVKVSFAINRRGNVLSVDVVESSGDAAYDAAAISIVRKSDPIPQPPASLTDDRFERTVDIIFTPPDAKKKKKTAQRQ is encoded by the coding sequence ATGTCGGACGAGTCCAGACCAGCCCGGACGCTTTGGATTTTTGCAGCGGTGGCGGCGCTTGCGCTCCATCTGGGCGGTGCCGCGCTCGCACTGGCGCACTTGCGGGCCGATGACGGCGACGACGGCCTCGGCGCAGTCGGCGCGGAGTTCGCGGTCGAGATGGCTTCGCCGAAGGCGCCGGACACCGACCTTCCCCCGGGGCCGGATAGCGAAGCAATGCAGGAGCAGCAGGCGCTTCCCGAGCAAAAGGCCGAGACCAAGGAAACCGAGCTTCCAAAGGATCAGTCGCAACAGGTCGACGATCCCGATCGGGTCGTCACGGAGAACATCTCGAAGAAGCCGCAGGACGAGGATCCGAAGATTGCAGCGGTCGAAACGCCCGCTGCGGAAGCTTCGCCGAAGTCCGCTGCGACGGCGCGGCAGACGCTCGATGAGGACGCGCGCGAGGCCGAGAAGGCGCTGGCGCCTGTGCTGGGCATCGGCAAGGACATTCTGAAGCTCACGGCGGACTGGAATCGCAAGATCAGCGCGCATCTCGCGGCCCACAAGGTTAACCCCGAGGGCAAGGAGCCCAACAATCAGAAGGTCAAGGTCAGCTTCGCGATCAACCGACGGGGCAACGTGCTTTCAGTCGACGTTGTCGAGTCGTCCGGGGATGCAGCTTACGATGCAGCCGCGATCTCGATTGTCCGCAAGTCCGATCCCATTCCGCAGCCGCCTGCCAGCCTGACTGACGACCGGTTCGAGCGCACCGTCGACATCATCTTCACACCGCCGGACGCAAAGAAAAAGAAGAAGACGGCTCAGCGCCAGTAG